Within Armatimonadota bacterium, the genomic segment GCCGTCCGCCCGGACCTGCAGATCGTCCCCATCCGGGGGAACGTCGAGACGCGGCTGCGGAAGGTGGATGCCGGCGAGCTCGACGCCGTGATCGTGGCCGGGGCGGGCTTGCGGCGTCTGGGGCTGGAGGACCGGATCGCCGAGTGGCTGCCCTTCGAGGTGATCCTGCCGGCTCCCGGGCAGGGCGCGCTGGGGGTGCAGGTCAGGATCGGAGACGAGACGGCGGCGCAGATCGTCTCCGCGGTGGACGATCGGCCGACGCGGTGGGCGGTGACGGCCGAGCGGGCTCTCCTTGACCGGCTCCAGGGCGGATGTCGGTTGCCGGCGGGCGCGCACGCGATCATCCGCGACGGCGCGGTGCGGCTCCAGGCCGCTGTGGTCGTGCCGGACGGCCGCCGGGCGCTGCGGGGGGAACGCAACGGACCGGTCTCCCGGGCGGAGGCGGTGGGTCGGGCCCTGGCGGAGGACCTGCTGGCCCGCGGGGCGGGAGAACTGCTGCGCGCCGTGG encodes:
- the hemC gene encoding hydroxymethylbilane synthase → MTAGSFVLGTRGSTLAVRQTEAVAAALRRAHPALTVSILTIRTTGDQQPEAPFEALPGIGFFVKELEVALLERRVDAAVHSMKDLPTAATPGLTVCAVTAREDPRDVLVGRPGATLATLPRGARIGTGSPRRAAFVRAVRPDLQIVPIRGNVETRLRKVDAGELDAVIVAGAGLRRLGLEDRIAEWLPFEVILPAPGQGALGVQVRIGDETAAQIVSAVDDRPTRWAVTAERALLDRLQGGCRLPAGAHAIIRDGAVRLQAAVVVPDGRRALRGERNGPVSRAEAVGRALAEDLLARGAGELLRAV